Proteins encoded in a region of the Sterolibacterium denitrificans genome:
- a CDS encoding DUF4336 domain-containing protein, whose protein sequence is MNPTTMLTPVAQDLWTAHHPMRLLGMPMTAAMTVVRLAHRLWIHSPIPLPAALRGELDALGAAAWAVAPNRHHHLFALDFLAAYPAAQLFIAPRLVTKVAGLAGFPTIPTDASAPWHGAIDGLLIEGNSEMSETVFFHRPSKSLIVSDLGVHFGPWNAGMTQLYARLNGCHGRFGQTLLLKLPYRDKAAARASLQRVLAWDFERIVPAHGPVIENGAHAAFEQAFAWLLRGK, encoded by the coding sequence ATGAATCCGACCACGATGTTGACCCCGGTTGCGCAAGACCTGTGGACCGCGCATCACCCCATGCGCCTGCTCGGCATGCCGATGACCGCGGCGATGACCGTGGTGCGGCTGGCGCATCGCCTTTGGATCCACTCGCCGATCCCCTTGCCGGCCGCATTGCGCGGCGAACTCGATGCGCTCGGCGCCGCAGCCTGGGCCGTCGCACCGAACCGCCATCACCATCTGTTCGCGCTGGATTTCCTCGCGGCGTACCCGGCCGCGCAATTGTTCATCGCTCCCCGGCTCGTCACCAAGGTGGCCGGACTGGCAGGGTTTCCGACGATTCCCACCGATGCCTCGGCACCGTGGCACGGCGCCATCGATGGGCTGCTCATCGAGGGCAACTCGGAAATGAGCGAAACGGTCTTCTTTCATCGCCCCTCGAAAAGCCTGATCGTCAGCGACCTCGGCGTGCATTTCGGCCCGTGGAATGCCGGCATGACCCAACTTTATGCGCGGCTCAACGGTTGCCACGGTCGTTTTGGGCAGACCCTGCTGCTGAAGCTGCCGTATCGCGACAAGGCGGCCGCGCGCGCATCGCTGCAGCGCGTGCTGGCCTGGGATTTCGAGCGCATCGTCCCGGCCCACGGCCCCGTCATCGAAAACGGCGCGCACGCGGCCTTCGAACAGGCCTTCGCCTGGCTGCTGCGCGGAAAATGA
- a CDS encoding AMP-binding protein codes for MRDPDTRNEFILADLIEIRAEQMPERDVLTFEHLSLDGGATPDEVRTYRQLDTHANRLAAHLMQLGLKKGERFVIMLKNHPEFVEAMIAASICGAVFVPVDPRARADKLAFMVRDSGSRGIICADYCLAEVSAARRQLPDVDWVLALASGEPGVPALGDYPEVAALAPILATPVPRVEPVAVTLDDPIQIIYTSGTTGNPKGIVGKNRRFGGTGLMGSLFGYGEDERPYTGLSLTHNNAQATALCPALFGGYRAVISRRFSKSKLWDICRHYGCTSFSLLGGMATAIYSEPPRPDDADNPVRLVISGGMPAGIWAAFERRFGVDIFEIYGASDGGGMAFRRPGDGPIGSFGKPMPGFVMKILDDQGNECAPGVVGEICCCAEEGGPLSVEVDYHGNPEASRQKLRDGWNRSGDMGHADADGWLYFDYRKGGGIRHNGDFINPGFVEKVIAEDPQVDDVFVFGVPAASGAPGESDVVAAIVPVDRASFDPAAVFRTCRAGLEPNFVPSFLLPVDEIPKTASEKPLERELVERYSRDRAAFIGE; via the coding sequence ATGCGCGATCCAGACACCCGCAATGAATTCATCCTCGCCGACCTGATCGAAATCCGCGCCGAGCAGATGCCCGAGCGTGACGTGCTGACTTTCGAGCATCTGAGTCTCGACGGCGGCGCCACGCCCGACGAAGTGCGCACTTACCGCCAGCTCGACACGCATGCCAATCGCCTGGCCGCGCACCTGATGCAGTTGGGGCTGAAGAAGGGTGAGCGCTTCGTCATCATGCTGAAGAATCATCCCGAGTTCGTCGAAGCGATGATCGCCGCCTCCATCTGCGGGGCCGTCTTCGTGCCGGTCGACCCGAGGGCCAGGGCCGACAAGCTGGCTTTCATGGTGCGCGACTCGGGCAGCCGCGGCATCATTTGCGCGGATTACTGCCTGGCGGAAGTCAGCGCTGCGCGCCGGCAGTTGCCGGATGTGGACTGGGTGCTGGCGCTGGCCTCGGGCGAGCCGGGCGTGCCGGCGCTCGGCGACTATCCAGAGGTGGCGGCCCTCGCGCCCATCCTCGCCACCCCCGTGCCGCGTGTCGAACCGGTGGCGGTCACGCTCGACGACCCGATCCAGATCATCTACACCTCGGGCACCACCGGCAACCCCAAGGGCATCGTCGGCAAGAACCGCCGCTTCGGCGGTACCGGGCTGATGGGCTCGCTGTTCGGCTATGGCGAGGACGAGCGTCCCTATACCGGTTTGTCGCTGACCCACAACAACGCCCAGGCCACCGCGCTGTGTCCGGCGCTGTTCGGCGGCTATCGGGCGGTGATCAGCCGGCGCTTCAGCAAGTCGAAGCTGTGGGACATCTGCCGCCACTACGGTTGCACCAGTTTCTCGCTGCTCGGCGGTATGGCCACGGCCATCTACAGCGAGCCGCCCAGGCCGGATGACGCCGACAACCCGGTGCGCCTGGTCATCAGCGGCGGCATGCCGGCGGGCATCTGGGCGGCATTCGAGCGCCGTTTCGGTGTCGATATCTTCGAAATCTACGGCGCCAGCGACGGCGGCGGCATGGCATTCAGGCGGCCGGGCGACGGGCCGATCGGTTCCTTCGGCAAACCCATGCCCGGCTTCGTCATGAAAATCCTCGATGACCAGGGCAACGAGTGCGCGCCCGGCGTGGTCGGCGAAATCTGTTGCTGCGCCGAGGAGGGCGGGCCGCTCTCGGTGGAGGTCGATTACCACGGCAATCCCGAAGCATCGCGGCAGAAGCTGCGCGACGGCTGGAACCGCAGCGGCGACATGGGTCATGCCGATGCCGATGGTTGGCTGTATTTCGATTACCGCAAGGGTGGCGGCATTCGCCACAACGGCGACTTCATCAACCCCGGTTTCGTCGAGAAGGTCATCGCCGAGGATCCGCAGGTCGACGACGTGTTCGTCTTCGGCGTGCCGGCGGCCTCGGGTGCGCCGGGGGAGAGCGACGTGGTGGCGGCCATCGTGCCGGTGGATCGCGCCAGCTTCGATCCGGCGGCGGTGTTCCGCACCTGCCGCGCCGGTCTGGAGCCCAATTTCGTGCCCAGCTTCCTGCTGCCGGTCGACGAGATTCCCAAGACGGCGTCGGAAAAGCCGCTGGAGCGGGAACTGGTCGAGCGCT
- a CDS encoding acyl-CoA dehydrogenase family protein encodes MSPTIDLDVGISEEMLALRDTTHRFALEVMRPIAAQLDRMTPEAVIAEDSPLWQGLEKFKAIGLVGAPDCYGPDLTPEARALMHAMVIEELCWGDVGLSITYSLWNLGASVARQMGREDLAEFFAQRDEFFCLALTEPNHGSDMVAFNDASFRDPAGRADLRCRRDGEDYILNGQKAAWVSCGTIAGCGMIFATYEDSKIGRAGGAVFLLPLDLPGITRGKPLDKLGQRTLNQGEIFFDEVRVPARFFLADDPDMYAMMLGGFLAHANTAMGLQFVGVARAAFDHALAYAKERVQGGKPIIEHQSVKARLFNMFMKLESARSFARQVAIQHYQRMGMIPFHYAAASKVLVTQSAFEIASEALQMFGGNGLCREYPLEKIFRDARAGLIEDGENHMLGLTAANNF; translated from the coding sequence ATGAGCCCTACCATCGACCTGGATGTCGGCATCAGCGAGGAAATGCTGGCATTGCGCGATACCACGCATCGTTTCGCGCTTGAAGTCATGCGTCCGATCGCCGCGCAGCTCGATCGCATGACGCCCGAGGCAGTCATCGCCGAGGATTCGCCCTTGTGGCAAGGGCTGGAGAAATTCAAGGCCATCGGCCTGGTCGGCGCGCCCGACTGTTACGGCCCCGACCTGACGCCCGAAGCGCGCGCGCTGATGCATGCGATGGTCATCGAGGAACTGTGCTGGGGCGATGTCGGTTTGTCGATCACCTATTCGCTGTGGAATCTGGGCGCATCGGTGGCGCGCCAGATGGGACGCGAGGATCTGGCGGAATTCTTCGCCCAGCGCGATGAGTTTTTCTGCCTGGCGCTGACCGAGCCGAATCACGGTTCCGACATGGTGGCTTTCAACGACGCCAGTTTCCGCGACCCGGCCGGGCGCGCCGATCTGCGCTGCCGGCGCGATGGCGAGGATTACATCCTCAACGGCCAGAAGGCCGCCTGGGTGTCCTGCGGCACCATCGCCGGCTGCGGCATGATCTTCGCGACCTACGAGGATTCGAAGATCGGCCGTGCCGGCGGCGCGGTATTCCTGCTGCCGCTCGACCTGCCCGGCATCACGCGCGGCAAGCCGCTCGACAAGCTCGGCCAGCGCACGCTGAACCAGGGCGAGATTTTCTTCGACGAGGTGCGCGTGCCGGCGCGGTTCTTCCTTGCCGACGATCCCGACATGTACGCGATGATGCTGGGCGGCTTTCTCGCCCATGCCAACACCGCGATGGGCCTGCAGTTCGTCGGCGTGGCCCGCGCCGCCTTCGATCATGCGCTGGCCTATGCGAAGGAGCGCGTGCAGGGCGGCAAGCCCATCATCGAACACCAGAGCGTGAAGGCGCGGCTGTTCAACATGTTCATGAAGCTCGAATCGGCGCGCAGCTTCGCCCGCCAGGTGGCGATCCAGCACTACCAGCGCATGGGCATGATTCCCTTCCACTACGCCGCCGCCTCCAAGGTGCTGGTGACGCAGAGCGCGTTTGAAATCGCTTCCGAAGCCTTGCAGATGTTCGGCGGCAATGGCCTGTGCCGCGAGTATCCGCTGGAAAAGATTTTCCGCGACGCCCGCGCCGGGCTGATCGAGGATGGGGAGAATCACATGCTGGGCCTGACCGCCGCCAACAATTTCTGA
- a CDS encoding thiolase family protein yields MRVNAIVAGVGMTPFGKHLDKSIKWLGGQPVLEAIADAGIQPGEIEAAYVGNCAAGLVTGQESIRGQVVLSSIGLGKFPIINIENACGSGSTALNQAAMMVSAGYYDVVLVVGFEKLFHENKMVSYSAFNGAIDVEERDRFMAAMTAGQSAEASAGSGKDRSMFADFYGNLAREYMAAHGTDIRHFAMITEKASFHGSLNPRAQFQKATTVEEVLAQPVIVDPLTRPMICPLGDGGAAAILVSERKARQLGIQKPVRIVSSVVHSYFEHPDGAAENVTSLSIADAYREASVGPDDLDLVELHDSSVVTEMLTYEHLGLCKAEDVRRFVEAGDARLGGRIPVNPSGGLLRKGHPVGATGVAQLAELTWQLQGRAGQRQVEGARVGLAHNGGGSLGNETAVMNITIVVR; encoded by the coding sequence ATGCGCGTGAACGCCATCGTCGCCGGCGTCGGCATGACGCCGTTCGGCAAGCATCTGGATAAAAGCATCAAGTGGCTGGGTGGTCAGCCGGTACTGGAAGCCATCGCCGATGCCGGCATCCAGCCCGGCGAAATCGAGGCGGCCTACGTCGGCAACTGCGCGGCGGGGCTGGTGACCGGCCAGGAGTCGATCCGCGGTCAGGTGGTGCTGAGTTCCATCGGCTTGGGCAAGTTTCCCATCATCAACATCGAGAACGCCTGCGGCAGCGGCTCCACCGCGCTGAACCAGGCGGCGATGATGGTCTCCGCCGGTTATTACGACGTGGTGCTGGTGGTCGGCTTCGAGAAGCTGTTCCACGAGAACAAGATGGTCAGCTACAGCGCCTTCAACGGCGCCATCGACGTCGAGGAGCGCGACAGGTTCATGGCGGCGATGACCGCCGGGCAAAGCGCCGAGGCGTCGGCCGGTTCGGGCAAGGATCGCTCGATGTTCGCCGACTTCTACGGCAACCTGGCGCGCGAGTACATGGCGGCGCACGGCACCGACATCCGCCATTTCGCCATGATCACCGAGAAGGCGTCCTTTCACGGCAGCCTCAATCCGCGCGCTCAGTTCCAGAAAGCGACGACCGTCGAGGAAGTGCTGGCCCAGCCGGTGATCGTCGATCCGCTCACAAGGCCGATGATTTGCCCGCTCGGTGACGGCGGCGCGGCGGCGATTCTCGTCAGCGAGCGCAAGGCGCGGCAACTGGGCATCCAGAAACCGGTGCGCATCGTCTCGTCGGTGGTGCATTCCTACTTCGAGCATCCCGACGGCGCGGCGGAAAACGTCACCAGCCTGTCGATCGCCGATGCCTACCGCGAAGCCAGCGTCGGCCCCGACGATCTCGATCTGGTCGAGTTGCACGATTCCTCGGTGGTCACCGAAATGCTGACTTACGAGCACCTCGGCCTGTGCAAGGCGGAGGACGTGCGCCGCTTCGTCGAGGCCGGGGATGCGCGCCTGGGCGGGCGCATCCCCGTCAATCCCTCGGGCGGCCTGCTGCGCAAGGGCCACCCGGTCGGTGCCACCGGCGTGGCCCAGCTCGCCGAGCTGACCTGGCAACTGCAGGGCCGCGCCGGCCAGCGTCAGGTCGAAGGCGCGCGCGTGGGTTTGGCCCACAACGGCGGCGGCAGCCTGGGCAACGAGACGGCGGTCATGAACATCACTATCGTCGTACGGTGA
- a CDS encoding nitroreductase family protein has protein sequence MELYDAIGSRRSFRFLDPDRPVEIEKIQKMLEAARLASHFGNNNAARALVVNRATATEEQLESLPSPVGGYQIQQAPIVILWYIEQNAMDEAAQRLVELVEAGALGYGPDRFDELNDVLVPIMTAASENLKQPGLVDMDLGQAVAQATLVAIAEGLGCCCQGSANWQRVEKAFGLPESCRIVVAQTVGYPAESREAGGQRPRLPFEELFQYNAIDNPFPRSEAVVEELKAQRMIQVPAKLPGREEEIEALRVKYELPRSGMI, from the coding sequence ATGGAACTTTACGACGCCATCGGCAGCCGCCGTTCTTTCCGCTTTCTCGATCCCGACCGGCCGGTGGAGATCGAAAAAATCCAGAAAATGCTCGAAGCCGCGCGCCTGGCTTCGCACTTCGGCAACAACAACGCCGCCCGCGCGCTGGTGGTGAACCGCGCCACGGCCACCGAAGAGCAACTCGAGTCGCTGCCCTCGCCGGTGGGCGGCTACCAGATCCAGCAGGCGCCGATCGTCATCCTCTGGTACATCGAGCAGAACGCCATGGACGAAGCCGCGCAGCGCCTGGTCGAACTCGTCGAGGCCGGCGCGCTCGGCTACGGGCCCGACCGCTTCGATGAACTCAACGACGTGCTCGTGCCGATCATGACGGCCGCTTCGGAAAATCTCAAGCAGCCGGGTCTCGTCGACATGGATCTCGGCCAGGCCGTGGCCCAGGCCACGCTGGTGGCGATCGCCGAAGGGCTGGGCTGCTGCTGCCAGGGCTCGGCCAACTGGCAGCGCGTCGAAAAGGCCTTCGGCCTGCCCGAGAGCTGCCGCATCGTCGTCGCGCAGACCGTCGGCTATCCGGCCGAATCGCGCGAAGCCGGCGGCCAGCGGCCGCGCCTGCCGTTCGAGGAGCTGTTTCAATACAACGCCATCGATAATCCCTTCCCGCGCTCAGAGGCCGTGGTCGAGGAACTCAAGGCGCAGCGCATGATCCAGGTGCCGGCCAAGCTGCCGGGCCGCGAGGAAGAGATCGAGGCGCTGCGGGTGAAGTACGAGCTGCCGCGCAGCGGGATGATTTGA
- a CDS encoding TetR/AcrR family transcriptional regulator: MKKAGRPMGADVAVATRKNILDAATLCFAELGYAAASNREIAKRAGVTSGSLYHYFDSKAALYRAALQDANRLLINAYLDAAREIPEASSVDQLCLGLERAFAVARGRPGMMNFASASALEIQRNKELDWLAREDAEAFPLFFRNLLKRARKRGELNPEMNIDAAMNVLIISFASLAFLQGTQVDEAAFDVSLKAFQQMLRGEMFMRPS, encoded by the coding sequence ATGAAAAAAGCCGGCCGCCCGATGGGCGCCGACGTCGCCGTGGCGACGCGCAAGAACATACTCGACGCCGCCACGCTGTGCTTCGCCGAACTCGGCTACGCCGCCGCCAGCAACCGGGAAATCGCCAAGCGCGCCGGCGTGACCAGCGGCTCGCTGTATCACTATTTCGATTCCAAGGCCGCGCTCTACCGCGCCGCCCTGCAGGATGCCAACCGGCTGCTGATCAATGCCTACCTGGACGCCGCGCGCGAGATTCCCGAGGCCAGCAGCGTGGATCAGCTCTGCCTGGGCCTGGAGCGCGCCTTCGCCGTGGCGCGCGGCCGGCCGGGCATGATGAACTTCGCCTCCGCCTCGGCGCTGGAAATCCAGCGCAACAAGGAACTCGACTGGCTGGCGCGCGAAGATGCCGAGGCCTTCCCGCTGTTCTTCCGCAACCTGCTCAAGCGCGCGCGCAAGCGCGGCGAGCTCAACCCCGAAATGAACATCGACGCGGCGATGAACGTGCTGATCATCTCCTTCGCCAGCCTGGCCTTCCTGCAGGGCACCCAGGTCGACGAAGCCGCCTTCGACGTCTCGCTCAAGGCCTTTCAGCAAATGCTGCGCGGCGAAATGTTCATGCGGCCGAGCTGA